Proteins found in one Neomonachus schauinslandi chromosome 1, ASM220157v2, whole genome shotgun sequence genomic segment:
- the NAA80 gene encoding N-alpha-acetyltransferase 80, whose translation MTLSPGSTELTLDPAHQPEDTPAPNLAELTLEPVHCRPELLDACADLINEQWPRSRASRLHSLGQSSDAFPLCLMLLSPRPTPEVAPIVVGHARLSRVLDRPQSLLVETVVVARALRGRGFGRRLMEGLEAFAQARGFRRLHLTTHDQLQFYAHLGYQLGEPVQGLVFTSQQLPATLLRAFPRAPSPRPPCKAPSLTVQTAPRAPKGPSLPPPPPLPEPLTTSPPPPAGPPPQSLLETQYQDLRGCPIFWMEKDI comes from the coding sequence ATGACTCTCAGTCCTGGCTCCACTGAGCTGACCCTGGATCCCGCACACCAGCCAGAGGACACCCCAGCCCCCAACCTGGCTGAACTGACCCTGGAGCCTGTGCACTGCCGACCTGAGCTCCTGGATGCCTGTGCCGACCTCATCAATGAGCAGTGGCCCCGAAGCCGTGCCTCCCGCCTGCACTCCTTGGGCCAGTCCTCAGAtgccttccccctctgcctgatGCTGCTGAGCCCCCGCCCCACACCCGAGGTAGCCCCCATCGTGGTGGGTCATGCCCGCTTGTCACGGGTGCTAGACCGGCCCCAGAGCCTCCTGGTGGAGACAGTGGTGGTGGCCCGGGCTCTGAGGGGCCGCGGCTTTGGCCGCCGTCTGATGGAGGGCCTGGAGGCTTTTGCTCAGGCCCGGGGCTTCCGCCGGCTACACCTCACCACCCATGACCAGCTGCAGTTCTATGCCCACCTGGGCTACCAGCTGGGTGAGCCTGTGCAGGGCCTGGTCTTCACCAGCCAACAGCTGCCTGCCACCCTGCTCAGGGCCTTCCCCAGAGCCCCCTCTCCCCGGCCACCCTGCAAGGCTCCTAGTCTAACTGTCCAAACTGCCCCAAGAGCCCCCAAGGGGCCATCAttgccaccaccccctcccctgcctgagcCCTTGaccacctcacccccacctcctgcaggCCCCCCTCCACAAAGCCTGCTGGAGACGCAGTACCAAGACCTGAGAGGATGCCCCATATTCTGGATGGAAAAGGACATCTGA
- the HYAL1 gene encoding hyaluronidase-1 translates to MRPFSPEVSLDPSSAMAVHLLPTYALFLTLLGAAQGSRSPMVPNQPFTTIWNANTQWCLEKYGVDVDVSVFDVVANPGQTFRGPDMTIFYSYQLGTYPYYTSAGEPVFGGLPQNASLDTHLARSFQDILADIPESDFSGLAVIDWEAWRPRWAFNWDTKDIYRQRSRALVRGQHPDWPAPRVEATARDQFQEAAQAWMAGTLKLGQALRPRGLWGFYGFPDCYNYDFLSPNYTGQCPPGVGAQNDQLGWLWGQSRTLYPSIYMPAELEGTGKGQMYVQHRVGEAFRVAMGVGDPNLPVLPYAQIFYDKTNRFLPLDELEHSLGESAAQGAAGVVLWVSWENTKTKESCQAIKEYVDTTLGPFILNVTSGALLCSQALCSGHGRCARRPSHPEALLIRNPASFSIQLTRGGGPLTLQGALSFEDQMQMAVEFQCRCYRGWKGARCEQQGMW, encoded by the exons ATGAGGCCCTTCAGCCCTGAG GTTTCCCTAGACCCATCCTCTGCCATGGCAGTCCACCTGCTTCCCACCTATGCTCTCTTCCTGACCTTGCTTGGCGCGGCCCAAGGCTCCAGGAGCCCCATGGTACCCAACCAGCCCTTCACCACCATCTGGAACGCAAACACCCAGTGGTGCCTGGAGAAATACGGCGTGGATGTGGATGTCAGTGTCTTCGATGTGGTGGCCAACCCTGGGCAGACCTTCCGCGGCCCTGATATGACCATTTTCTACAGCTACCAGCTGGGCACCTACCCCTACTACACATCTGCTGGGGAGCCTGTGTTTGGTGGCCTGCCCCAGAATGCCAGCCTGGATACCCACCTGGCCCGCTCCTTCCAGGACATCCTGGCTGACATCCCTGAGTCCGACTTCTCAGGGCTGGCAGTCATCGACTGGGAGGCATGGCGCCCACGCTGGGCCTTCAACTGGGACACCAAGGACATTTACCGGCAGCGCTCCCGAGCACTGGTACGGGGGCAGCATCCCGACTGGCCAGCTCCTCGGGTGGAGGCAACAGCACGGGACCAGTTCCAGGAGGCTGCACAGGCCTGGATGGCAGGCACCCTCAAGCTGGGGCAAGCTCTGAGGCCTCGTGGCCTCTGGGGCTTCTATGGCTTCCCTGACTGCTACAACTATGACTTTCTAAGCCCCAACTATACTGGCCAGTGCCCGCCGGGTGTCGGTGCCCAGAATGACCagctggggtggctgtggggcCAGAGCCGCACCCTCTACCCCAGCATCTACATGCCCGCAGAGCTGGAGGGCACGGGGAAGGGACAGATGTATGTGCAGCACCGTGTAGGTGAGGCATTCCGTGTGGCTATGGGTGTTGGGGACCCCAATCTGCCGGTGCTGCCCTATGCTCAGATCTTCTATGACAAGACGAACCGCTTTCTGCCCCTG GATGAGCTGGAGCACAGCCTGGGGGAAAGTGCAGCCCAGGGAGCAGCAGGAGTGGTACTCTGGGTGAGCTGGGAGAACACAAAAACCAAG gAATCGTGCCAGGCCATCAAGGAGTATGTGGACACCACACTGGGGCCCTTCATCCTCAACGTGACCAGTGGGGCTCTTCTGTGCAGTCAAGCCCTGTGCTCAGGCCATGGTCGCTgtgccaggcgccccagccaccCTGAGGCCCTCCTCATCCGCAACCCCGCCAGCTTCTCCATCCAGCTCACTCGTGGTGGCGGACCCCTGACCCTACAAGGTGCCCTCTCATTTGAGGATCAGATGCAGATGGCTGTGGAGTTCCAATGTCGCTGCTACCGTGGCTGGAAGGGAGCACGGTGTGAGCAGCAGGGCATGTGGTGA